From the genome of Deinococcus aerius, one region includes:
- a CDS encoding DEAD/DEAH box helicase — translation MTVAAPNLSKLLPTAPVGNVLLLPQVARAALFAAHPGPAVLLTTPDRVGVYASAGALGAPISVNPGLRDWDARHEHVVLDVNTALDLFPAHPEDHALSLRVGASYPREELLSRLERLGYERGEEPGFELRGDTLELRLEPGAGVPQDGDPLWIRAEFFGDELDTLRMLAPGDLIGEKIKTFTLEPTADYLTEVKWDATRLDLLPGRVFLDAPEFYASALGPLVDTLWPRLREREVTSFGRAPLDLPDFDLDLKVLPFYRARLSDLERDVDEWRGAGYRVLILVRHDRTATYLAEKLLETREVPWLTIPRVEEGHLGFLRAGGEGGFAIPEHRTVVLTEDLIYGFQGGSALRGKRLGGKPVTDALGLHVGDYLIHPEHGIGQFQGLETRTVLGVTRDYLNLEYRGGARLSVPIEQLPVLRRHPGTTDDPPVLSSFDKKDWAKAKEKARKNAEEVAGRLLVQYAARQVTPGNAFPPQPEWDAQVEENFKFDLTPDQKTALKETMADLEKPNPADRLISGDVGFGKTEVALRAAHRVIGHGKQVAMLVPTTLLAEQHTSTFVERFKNLPVRVEGLSRFTGDKQARAILADLAAGKVDMIIGTHRLLSSDIQFKDLGLIIVDEEHRFGVGQKEKLRALRGLPDVPRDGKIEIPEGVKAVDTLALSATPIPRTLYMSMVGLRDMSSIQTPPKGRKPIQTVLAPFDPVTVRDAVLSEIERGGKVFYIHDRIASIGARSLYLRNLIPEARIGVAHGRMNEEELEEIMLGFAEGAFDVLLSTTIVETGLDIPEANTILIERADRLGLAQLYQLRGRVGRRQQTAYAYLFYPPRMTENAQRRLWAIADLQDLGSGHLLAEKDMEIRGVGNILGEEQHGHVQAVSIDVYTEMLAQAVAKLKGEKMETPASVSIDLPINARLTPEYFDGNEEERIATYGRLSDARTLQAVSRVERDLRKKYGPPTPEVQNFIDLAKLRLTAVAKRVLSIGETMTHLQVTFAYKALDYDAPGLKRFPHKTEVTTFPPAVKLEKRGLRPDDYARTLIDLLGYFG, via the coding sequence GTGACGGTCGCCGCCCCCAACCTCTCCAAACTCCTGCCGACCGCGCCGGTCGGGAACGTGTTGCTGCTGCCGCAGGTGGCCCGCGCCGCGCTCTTCGCCGCCCACCCCGGCCCCGCCGTGCTGCTCACCACGCCTGACCGGGTGGGTGTCTATGCCTCCGCTGGCGCGCTGGGGGCGCCCATCTCCGTCAATCCCGGCCTGCGCGACTGGGACGCCCGGCACGAACACGTCGTCCTCGATGTCAACACCGCGCTCGACCTGTTCCCCGCCCACCCGGAGGATCACGCGCTAAGCCTGCGCGTCGGCGCGAGCTACCCCCGCGAGGAGTTGCTGAGCCGCCTGGAACGCCTCGGCTACGAGCGCGGCGAGGAACCCGGCTTCGAGCTGCGTGGTGACACGTTGGAACTGCGGCTGGAGCCGGGGGCGGGTGTTCCGCAGGACGGCGACCCCCTCTGGATTCGCGCGGAGTTCTTCGGGGACGAACTCGACACGCTGCGGATGCTCGCCCCCGGCGATCTGATCGGCGAGAAGATCAAGACCTTCACCCTGGAGCCCACCGCCGACTACCTGACGGAAGTGAAGTGGGACGCCACGCGCCTCGACCTGCTGCCGGGCCGGGTGTTCCTCGACGCGCCGGAGTTCTACGCCTCGGCGCTGGGGCCGCTGGTGGACACCCTCTGGCCCCGGCTGCGGGAACGGGAGGTCACGAGCTTCGGCCGCGCACCGCTCGACCTCCCCGATTTCGACCTCGACCTGAAGGTGCTGCCCTTCTACCGCGCCCGCCTCTCCGACCTGGAGCGCGACGTGGACGAGTGGCGCGGGGCGGGCTACCGGGTGCTCATCCTCGTCCGGCACGACCGCACCGCGACCTACCTGGCGGAGAAGCTGCTGGAGACGCGCGAGGTGCCGTGGCTGACCATTCCGCGTGTCGAGGAGGGCCACCTCGGTTTCCTGCGCGCGGGTGGCGAGGGCGGCTTCGCCATCCCCGAACACCGCACCGTCGTCCTGACGGAAGACCTGATCTACGGCTTTCAGGGGGGCTCGGCGCTGCGCGGCAAGCGGCTGGGCGGCAAGCCCGTCACGGACGCGCTGGGCCTTCATGTCGGCGACTATCTCATCCACCCCGAGCACGGCATCGGCCAGTTTCAGGGGTTGGAGACGCGCACCGTCCTCGGCGTCACCCGCGACTACCTCAACCTGGAATACCGGGGCGGTGCCCGCCTGAGCGTGCCCATCGAGCAACTGCCCGTGCTGCGCCGTCACCCGGGCACGACGGACGACCCACCGGTTCTGTCGAGTTTCGACAAGAAGGATTGGGCGAAGGCCAAGGAAAAGGCCCGCAAGAACGCCGAGGAAGTGGCGGGCAGGCTCCTCGTGCAGTACGCGGCGCGGCAGGTCACGCCCGGCAACGCCTTCCCGCCGCAGCCCGAGTGGGACGCGCAGGTGGAGGAGAACTTCAAGTTCGATCTCACCCCCGACCAGAAGACGGCGCTGAAAGAGACGATGGCCGACCTCGAAAAGCCCAACCCCGCCGACCGCCTGATCTCCGGCGACGTGGGCTTCGGCAAGACGGAGGTGGCCCTGCGCGCCGCCCACCGGGTCATCGGGCACGGGAAGCAGGTCGCCATGCTCGTCCCCACGACCCTGCTCGCCGAGCAGCACACCTCCACCTTCGTCGAGCGGTTCAAGAACCTGCCCGTGCGGGTGGAGGGCCTGAGCCGCTTCACCGGGGACAAGCAGGCGAGGGCGATCCTGGCCGACCTCGCGGCGGGCAAGGTGGACATGATCATCGGCACGCACCGCCTCCTCTCCAGTGACATCCAGTTCAAGGACCTCGGCCTGATCATCGTGGACGAGGAGCACCGCTTCGGGGTGGGGCAGAAGGAGAAGCTGCGGGCGCTGCGCGGCCTCCCCGACGTGCCCAGGGACGGCAAGATCGAGATCCCCGAGGGCGTGAAGGCGGTGGACACCCTGGCCCTCTCCGCCACGCCGATCCCGCGCACCCTCTACATGAGCATGGTCGGCCTGCGCGACATGAGCTCCATCCAGACGCCACCCAAGGGCCGCAAGCCCATCCAGACGGTCCTGGCCCCCTTCGACCCCGTCACCGTGCGCGACGCGGTCCTCTCCGAGATCGAGCGCGGCGGCAAAGTCTTTTACATCCACGACCGCATCGCCTCCATCGGGGCGCGCAGCCTGTACCTCCGCAACCTCATCCCCGAGGCGCGCATCGGCGTGGCGCATGGCCGCATGAACGAGGAGGAGCTGGAGGAGATCATGCTGGGCTTCGCGGAGGGCGCCTTCGACGTGCTGCTCTCGACCACCATCGTGGAAACCGGGCTGGATATTCCCGAGGCGAACACCATCCTGATCGAGCGGGCCGACCGGCTGGGCCTGGCGCAGCTCTACCAGCTTCGCGGGCGGGTCGGGCGGCGGCAGCAGACCGCCTACGCCTACCTCTTCTACCCGCCGCGCATGACCGAGAACGCGCAGCGCCGGTTGTGGGCGATCGCCGACCTGCAAGACCTCGGCTCCGGCCACCTCCTCGCCGAAAAGGACATGGAGATTCGTGGCGTCGGGAACATCCTGGGCGAGGAGCAACACGGGCACGTGCAGGCCGTCTCCATCGATGTGTACACCGAGATGCTCGCGCAGGCCGTCGCCAAGCTGAAAGGCGAGAAGATGGAAACGCCCGCCAGCGTCTCCATCGACCTCCCCATCAACGCGCGCCTCACACCCGAATACTTCGACGGCAACGAGGAGGAGCGCATCGCCACCTACGGGCGGCTCTCGGACGCGCGCACCCTCCAGGCCGTCAGCCGCGTGGAGCGCGACCTCCGCAAGAAATACGGCCCGCCCACGCCCGAGGTCCAGAACTTCATCGACCTCGCCAAGCTGCGTCTCACCGCCGTCGCCAAGCGCGTCCTGAGCATCGGCGAGACGATGACGCACCTGCAAGTCACCTTCGCCTACAAGGCGCTCGACTACGACGCGCCCGGCCTGAAACGCTTCCCCCACAAGACCGAGGTGACGACCTTCCCCCCCGCCGTGAAGCTCGAAAAGCGCGGGCTGAGGCCGGACGACTACGCGCGGACGCTGATCGATCTGCTGGGGTATTTCGGGTGA
- a CDS encoding endonuclease domain-containing protein, which produces MRGAYTRRLVPRARELRNNQTPAERKLWFEFLRTHPVKFRRQVLLQGYILDFYAPSLKLCIELDGRSHDSQAAAEYDAERTRQLTAVGVQVVRFGNAEVFGQFEGVCTVINRVCQGEAPL; this is translated from the coding sequence ATGCGTGGCGCCTACACCCGCCGCCTGGTCCCCCGCGCCCGCGAACTCCGCAACAACCAGACCCCTGCCGAACGCAAACTCTGGTTCGAGTTCCTCCGCACGCATCCGGTCAAGTTCCGGCGCCAGGTGCTACTTCAGGGATACATCCTGGACTTCTACGCACCTTCTTTAAAGCTGTGCATCGAACTGGATGGCCGCAGCCACGACAGTCAAGCGGCAGCGGAGTACGACGCCGAGCGAACGCGGCAGCTCACGGCGGTGGGCGTGCAGGTCGTGCGCTTCGGCAATGCGGAAGTGTTCGGGCAGTTTGAGGGCGTATGCACAGTCATCAATAGGGTTTGCCAGGGGGAAGCTCCATTGTGA
- a CDS encoding type II toxin-antitoxin system VapC family toxin, with amino-acid sequence MTLALDSNILSAVFRGEDTALRVVQILEERRGGGSLLHVAAFAEVLSGPGIRRVDVEAFLSDAGISLVWETEAAVWERAISAFTLYAERRRKSGGGQPRRILADFLIGAHAAVSAGELLTLDPQHYRQSFPELVVLSPVEE; translated from the coding sequence GTGACGCTGGCGTTGGACAGCAACATTCTGAGCGCCGTGTTTCGCGGCGAGGACACCGCGCTCAGGGTGGTGCAAATTCTGGAAGAGCGCCGGGGCGGGGGATCGCTGCTCCACGTCGCCGCTTTCGCCGAGGTGCTGTCCGGGCCAGGGATTCGGCGTGTGGATGTCGAGGCGTTCTTGTCAGACGCGGGCATCTCGCTGGTCTGGGAGACGGAGGCCGCGGTGTGGGAAAGGGCGATCTCTGCCTTCACGCTTTATGCCGAGCGCCGACGGAAAAGTGGTGGCGGGCAGCCACGCCGGATTCTGGCGGACTTCCTGATCGGGGCACATGCAGCAGTTTCAGCGGGCGAACTGCTCACGCTTGACCCCCAACATTACCGGCAGAGCTTCCCCGAACTGGTTGTGCTGAGCCCAGTGGAGGAGTGA
- a CDS encoding S10 family peptidase, producing MSEDQEKQAAEPGAEVKVKVRMGEKDRPEDEKPQDEVRVTRHRVTVNGRELHYTVTAGTVILSEEKHAKEGESEGLKPRARVFFVAYALDGQPDPRTRPVTFSFNGGPGSSSVWLHLGLLGPRRVVMGDAGALTGPPYDLVGNEFTLLTHSDLVFIDPVSTGYSRVTEGEKPGDFHGFQKDIESVGDFIRLWTSRAGRWLSPKFLIGESYGTTRAAGLSGYLQERHGLFLNGIMLVSSILDFSTVDFTPGHDLPYVVHLPTAAATAWYHGRLGGERSLAEVLREAEDFADGDYARALHAGSRLSANEQQRVAGRYAELTGLSVDFVRRNDLRVTLDRFRKELLRDQARTVGRLDSRFTGIDRDAGGEGTEYDPSLSAILGPYTAAMNHYVRAELGFESDLPYEILTGRVRPWSYKEFENKHVRVSDTLRKAMHQNPHLKVFVASGYFDFATPYHATRHTLDHLGLDPSLRGNIREAFYEAGHMMYVHRPSLERQSADLASFVEWASSGNSGAGL from the coding sequence ATGAGCGAAGACCAGGAGAAGCAGGCGGCGGAGCCGGGCGCCGAGGTGAAGGTCAAGGTCCGAATGGGCGAGAAGGACCGCCCCGAGGACGAGAAACCCCAGGACGAGGTTCGTGTCACCCGTCACCGCGTCACCGTGAATGGCCGTGAACTCCACTACACCGTCACGGCAGGCACGGTGATCCTCTCCGAGGAGAAGCACGCCAAGGAGGGCGAATCCGAGGGCCTGAAGCCCCGCGCCCGGGTATTCTTCGTGGCCTACGCGCTCGACGGCCAGCCGGACCCGCGCACCCGGCCCGTCACCTTCAGCTTCAACGGCGGGCCGGGCAGCAGTTCAGTGTGGCTGCACCTGGGGCTGCTCGGCCCGCGCCGGGTGGTGATGGGCGACGCCGGGGCACTGACCGGGCCGCCCTACGACCTCGTAGGCAACGAGTTCACCCTGCTGACCCACTCGGACCTGGTGTTCATCGACCCGGTCAGCACCGGGTATTCCCGCGTGACGGAAGGGGAGAAGCCGGGCGACTTCCACGGTTTTCAGAAGGACATCGAGTCGGTGGGCGACTTCATCCGCCTGTGGACCAGCCGGGCCGGGCGCTGGCTCAGCCCCAAGTTCCTGATCGGGGAGAGTTACGGCACGACCCGCGCGGCAGGGCTGAGTGGTTACCTTCAGGAACGCCACGGCCTGTTCCTGAACGGCATCATGCTCGTCAGCTCCATCCTCGACTTCTCGACGGTGGACTTCACGCCGGGCCACGACCTGCCGTATGTCGTCCACCTGCCGACCGCGGCGGCGACCGCCTGGTATCACGGCAGGCTCGGGGGGGAGCGGAGCCTGGCGGAGGTGCTGCGTGAGGCGGAGGACTTCGCGGACGGTGACTACGCCCGCGCCCTCCACGCCGGGTCCCGTCTGAGTGCCAATGAACAGCAGCGGGTGGCCGGGCGGTACGCCGAGCTGACCGGCCTGAGCGTGGACTTCGTGCGGCGAAACGACCTGCGCGTGACCCTCGACCGCTTTCGCAAAGAGCTGCTCCGCGATCAAGCCCGCACCGTGGGCCGCCTGGACAGCCGCTTTACCGGCATCGACCGGGACGCGGGCGGCGAGGGGACCGAGTACGACCCCAGCCTGAGCGCCATCCTCGGGCCGTACACCGCCGCCATGAACCACTACGTCCGCGCGGAACTCGGTTTCGAGTCCGACCTGCCGTATGAAATCCTGACGGGCCGGGTCCGCCCCTGGAGCTACAAGGAGTTCGAGAACAAGCATGTCCGGGTCTCGGACACCCTGCGCAAGGCGATGCACCAGAACCCCCACCTGAAGGTGTTCGTGGCCTCCGGCTACTTCGACTTCGCCACCCCGTACCACGCGACCCGGCACACGCTCGACCATCTGGGACTCGACCCCAGCCTGCGCGGCAATATCCGCGAGGCGTTCTACGAGGCGGGGCACATGATGTACGTCCACCGGCCCAGCCTGGAGCGGCAGTCGGCGGACTTGGCCTCGTTTGTCGAGTGGGCAAGTAGTGGTAACTCAGGAGCTGGGCTGTAG